The Nostoc sp. UHCC 0926 nucleotide sequence TATTCTCAAGTCAAAGAATGGTTTGACAAAGCGCAAGCAGAGCAATTTTCGGGGATTAATGTTAGTTATGACAAACGTATTGAAAAAGGACATCACCGCACCGAAATTCGTGAAGTTTGGACTGTCCCTGTGACTGCAATTGGTGAACTTTATCAACCCAAATTATGGGCAGGATTGCAAACTCTGGTTATGGTCGTCCGCGTGCGTCATCTTTGGAATAAAACTACCCGCGAAGTTCAGTTTTATCTCACTTCTTTACATAGTGATCCTCAACTTATCGGTCGGGCTATCCGAAAACACTGGGGCATTGAAAACGAGGCTCATTGGACACTTGATTGTACTTTCAAAGAAGATGCTTGTCGCATTCGTTCTTTTCACAGTCCCCAAAATTTTTCTCTGTTACGACGTTTGGCTCTCAATGCTCTTAACCTTGAACAGACATACAAACGTAGTCTCCGTCAAAAAATGAAACGCACCGCTATGGATAATAATTATATGATTCAGGTTCTCAGTTGTTTCATTGACAATACTTTAGATTCTTCTTATTCCTTGTGTCAAGCCTGATTGAGATGCTCTTACCCTGGCTAGACTATATCGTAATTTTAAAGGTTGCTTATCAGGATATAATAATTCTCGATTCTCGCATTCGAGTGCCATCACCTGTAATGAATTCTGCACACGCATTCAGTTTTTGTACTAGCACTGTCTAAAAACCCTTTAAAACAATAAGTATAAATGATTGTGGCTGGCGAGCGATTGCCAAGGCAGCAACGGAAGTTTTCTACATTTTCCACTTTCTACAAGTTCTATGTGTTTTCGTTTTATTTCCAGCCAGTTGTAGAGTGGGAACTGAACGGGAGCAACGCGAAAAAGTGAGATCATCGTGAAAAGAGCAATCTTTAGCTGTTCTTGAGCAAGGGAAGCAGGGGAAGTGAAGAGAAATGAACATCGACATAAAACCCCTATTGGTATCCAGGTACTATGGCGAGGTTGGTTGAAATTACACGACAAGAGTGAAGGTTGGCAGCTTGCAAAAGAGACTTAACGGGAAAAGTCAGGTTAAACAATCACTTCTTCAAACTGAATTCTAGAGTTTAAGCGATCGCTTTAGTTAATGATTCTTTTTTCCTGGGCGATCAGATTGCTCCTCCTCTCAAGAACAGCTTATCTCGACTGATAACTTTCTTAAGCGAACCGTATTGAGAGTTATCCTGTTTTGCCACTCTCGGAAAACAATAATCAAGAGCCAAATTCTGAAACTTTGATTGAGTCAAGGTTTGAGGCTTTATTCTCGCTCCAGAAACTGAAATTGGAGATAAAAAGTGGAAACTCAAGCTCCGTAACCCTTTCACCTATTGCGTTCTCCCAGAATGACAAAACAGGGTTATTTAGCGATACCCATAACGCCACTGATGCGTGCTGCGATCATAGTAGCGGTAACGTTGGCGATGATTCTGATCGTGGCTCCTTTGGTAGCTACCACGGTCACGATTATAGTTGCGATCAGAATCACGATTATAGTTATGATCGCGATTATAGCCATCACAACGATGATCCCTACAGTACTGTTCACGAGATTCAGCATTAGCATTTGGTGAAAGAGCCAAAATAGAGCTAGCACTGATCAGAATAGCTAAAGTAGCGAGAGTAAAACGTTTCATGCTTTTATCCTGTAAAAAGTTGTGTCGAGATTTTCCACTTTGATAGTAAAGCTCCCATTTTAAAAACCTAAATAGAAGGAAGAAACAGCAGTAACAGCGATCATTGTTGCTACCTGATTTTAGTATGGGCAACTTACTGAGCCGCCTATGTACGCTCAATACCTATCTTTATTATTAGCAATATCACCTTCAAAAGGTTGAACTCCTGTTGCTGGGTAATTATCATCTCTAGGTGCAAAAATTCTACTGACTGCACCTAAAATATAGGAAA carries:
- a CDS encoding ISAs1 family transposase, which translates into the protein MSQGFETKSADARKNSGGHRQPKQVADIGSIQQSLVEHFSDIKDPRVERTKKHQLTDILVIAILALKANHPTLYSQVKEWFDKAQAEQFSGINVSYDKRIEKGHHRTEIREVWTVPVTAIGELYQPKLWAGLQTLVMVVRVRHLWNKTTREVQFYLTSLHSDPQLIGRAIRKHWGIENEAHWTLDCTFKEDACRIRSFHSPQNFSLLRRLALNALNLEQTYKRSLRQKMKRTAMDNNYMIQVLSCFIDNTLDSSYSLCQA